One window of Halopelagius longus genomic DNA carries:
- a CDS encoding SDR family NAD(P)-dependent oxidoreductase: MADPATVEFGADDVLVLEDDRFGPESVCLVTGAASGIGRATAAAMATNGLTVVGTDVDGDGLASMKALVEDEMDAPGEVVTVEADLTDDDEMRALVEEAATHGDVRYLANIAGMQHISPLEEFPMDVYDTMHEVMVRAPFLLSKLVMPHVRETDDGVGAIGNMCSIHGHVATQDKAAYITSKFALRGLTKSIAAEGEGALRAFTVSTSYVSTPLVEGQIPDTAEERGISEEEVVEDVMLGGSRVKDMMRPIQVANLFAFGFSKHGQHLDGADMTWDGGHLGTYE; the protein is encoded by the coding sequence ATGGCGGACCCCGCTACGGTAGAGTTCGGCGCGGACGACGTACTGGTTTTAGAGGACGACCGCTTCGGCCCCGAGAGCGTCTGTCTCGTGACGGGCGCGGCGTCCGGTATCGGCCGGGCGACGGCCGCCGCGATGGCGACGAACGGCCTCACCGTCGTCGGAACCGACGTGGACGGCGACGGACTCGCCTCGATGAAGGCGTTGGTCGAAGACGAGATGGACGCGCCGGGCGAGGTGGTCACCGTCGAGGCGGACCTGACCGACGACGACGAGATGCGGGCGTTGGTGGAGGAGGCGGCGACGCACGGCGACGTGCGCTACCTCGCGAACATCGCCGGGATGCAGCACATCTCGCCCCTCGAGGAGTTCCCGATGGACGTCTACGACACGATGCACGAGGTGATGGTCCGCGCGCCGTTCCTCCTCTCGAAACTCGTGATGCCGCACGTTCGAGAGACGGACGACGGCGTCGGCGCGATAGGCAACATGTGTTCCATCCACGGTCACGTCGCCACGCAGGACAAAGCGGCGTACATCACCTCGAAGTTCGCCCTGCGCGGCCTCACGAAGTCCATCGCCGCCGAAGGCGAGGGGGCCCTCCGCGCGTTCACCGTCTCGACCAGTTACGTCTCGACGCCGTTGGTCGAAGGCCAGATTCCCGACACCGCGGAGGAACGCGGCATCTCCGAGGAGGAAGTCGTCGAGGACGTGATGCTCGGCGGGTCGCGCGTGAAAGACATGATGCGTCCGATTCAGGTGGCGAACCTGTTCGCCTTCGGGTTCTCGAAGCACGGCCAACATCTCGACGGCGCGGACATGACGTGGGACGGCGGCCACCTCGGCACGTACGAGTAG
- a CDS encoding Rid family detoxifying hydrolase has protein sequence MKRIISTDEAPAAVGAYSQATTNGSLLFTAGQIPLTPDGELLDDEDIATQTEQALDNVMAILDAEGATAADVLKVSVFLDDIEDFEEMNETYAGYFEEEPPARSAVEVANLPKGVGVEIEAIADAE, from the coding sequence ATGAAGCGCATCATCAGCACGGACGAGGCACCCGCCGCGGTGGGCGCGTACAGTCAGGCGACGACGAACGGGTCGCTCCTCTTCACGGCGGGACAGATTCCGCTGACGCCCGACGGGGAACTGCTGGACGACGAGGACATCGCCACGCAGACGGAACAGGCCCTCGACAACGTGATGGCGATTCTCGACGCCGAGGGCGCGACGGCGGCGGACGTGTTGAAGGTGAGCGTCTTCCTCGACGACATCGAGGACTTCGAGGAGATGAACGAGACGTACGCGGGCTACTTCGAGGAGGAGCCCCCGGCCCGAAGCGCAGTCGAGGTGGCGAACCTGCCGAAGGGCGTCGGCGTCGAGATAGAGGCCATCGCCGACGCCGAGTGA
- a CDS encoding beta-glucosidase, with product MDGQSRENVDVSRFVEQTRRQFLGVAGAGLLAAGGAGGVAAADDSDGDGADVESLLESLSLEQKVGQMLQVNVGSLDPAEVGDYLTKYHAGSLLSGGANPPTNDPEELRKQLDELQQFAADNTDHGIPFAYGLDAVHGNVTVDGATAYPHNLGLGATRNPELTRKAAKQTGKSVRAVGAHWNFAPDADLQRDPRWGRFYEGFSEDPHLASEMVSAATEGMQTRENGCVTVGATVKHFAGYSEPENGNDRSPAHIPMRMLRQKFFPPFRAGVQSQTESIMVNSGSVNGVPAHASKFLLTEVLREWWGFEGVLISDWDDFDRMMTIHEYVPTFRDAVREGINAGVDVYMEPEEPERFVTTLVDLVESGEVETSRIDEAVKRVLRFKKHLGLLDDSGPDFSVSEQVGAGRDTARKAATESMTLLKNAEETLPISDADTVLVTGPNADNVRNQMGGWTLGWQGLPEDSEAQPAAVTIVEGMKEAASDGTEIVSVPTGHTFNPFAPDEFPFDNESEVVDAAENADVAVVVVGEGPYSEGFGDTDTLELPGEQPEIVDAVAETNTPTVGVVVAGRPRGHPETMEKFDAALMAYQPGTEGGTAVGRTLFGDVDPSGRLPFTWPHTTGDLINVYNHLPPANRGDEESQFPFGHGLSYTSFEYENLQISPGESAGDGSLGTIEVSVKVTNTGDRAGTDVVEAYNTQSFGSVIHPDERLMGYTRVSLDSGESKTVTIDAPLETLLVLPGDVPGNADELTIEDGQYAVTVGEMTETFTVGSGGYTDWKVGVIEEMQE from the coding sequence ATGGATGGGCAATCCAGAGAGAATGTAGACGTATCACGATTTGTCGAACAGACGCGGCGACAGTTCCTCGGCGTCGCCGGGGCCGGTCTCTTGGCCGCGGGGGGTGCCGGCGGCGTCGCCGCCGCGGACGACTCCGACGGGGATGGGGCGGACGTCGAGAGCCTCCTCGAATCGCTGTCGCTCGAACAGAAGGTCGGGCAGATGCTCCAAGTGAACGTCGGGAGTCTCGACCCCGCGGAGGTGGGCGACTATCTGACGAAGTACCACGCGGGGTCGCTCCTCTCCGGCGGGGCGAACCCGCCGACGAACGACCCCGAAGAACTCCGGAAGCAACTCGACGAACTCCAGCAGTTCGCCGCCGACAACACCGACCACGGGATTCCGTTCGCCTACGGTCTGGACGCCGTCCACGGGAACGTCACGGTGGACGGCGCGACGGCGTACCCCCACAACCTCGGATTAGGTGCGACACGAAACCCCGAACTGACGAGGAAGGCCGCAAAGCAGACGGGGAAGTCGGTCAGAGCGGTCGGGGCGCACTGGAACTTCGCGCCGGACGCTGACCTGCAACGCGACCCCCGGTGGGGTCGGTTCTACGAGGGATTCAGCGAGGACCCGCACCTCGCCTCGGAGATGGTCTCGGCGGCGACGGAGGGAATGCAGACGCGCGAGAACGGTTGCGTCACCGTCGGCGCGACGGTGAAGCACTTCGCGGGCTACTCCGAACCGGAGAACGGCAACGACCGCAGTCCGGCGCACATCCCGATGCGGATGCTCAGACAGAAGTTCTTCCCGCCGTTCCGCGCCGGCGTCCAGTCGCAAACGGAGAGCATCATGGTCAACAGCGGATCGGTCAACGGCGTCCCCGCGCACGCCTCTAAGTTCCTCCTCACCGAGGTGCTCCGCGAGTGGTGGGGGTTCGAGGGCGTCCTCATCTCCGATTGGGACGACTTCGACCGCATGATGACGATCCACGAGTACGTCCCGACGTTCCGCGACGCCGTCCGCGAGGGCATCAACGCCGGCGTGGACGTCTACATGGAACCGGAAGAGCCAGAGCGGTTCGTCACGACCCTCGTGGACCTCGTGGAGTCCGGCGAAGTCGAGACGTCCCGAATCGACGAGGCGGTAAAACGCGTCCTCCGGTTCAAGAAACACCTCGGCTTGCTTGACGATAGCGGGCCGGACTTCTCGGTGAGCGAGCAGGTCGGCGCGGGTCGAGACACGGCTCGGAAGGCGGCGACGGAGTCGATGACGCTCCTGAAGAACGCCGAGGAGACGCTCCCCATCTCGGACGCCGACACGGTCCTCGTGACGGGTCCCAACGCCGACAACGTCCGAAACCAGATGGGCGGGTGGACGCTCGGGTGGCAGGGGCTTCCCGAAGATTCGGAGGCTCAACCCGCCGCGGTGACCATCGTCGAGGGGATGAAGGAGGCGGCGTCCGACGGCACCGAAATCGTCTCCGTGCCGACCGGACACACGTTCAACCCGTTCGCGCCCGACGAGTTCCCCTTCGACAACGAGTCCGAAGTCGTGGACGCCGCCGAGAACGCCGACGTCGCCGTCGTCGTCGTCGGCGAAGGGCCTTACTCCGAGGGCTTCGGCGACACCGACACGCTCGAACTCCCCGGCGAACAGCCCGAAATCGTCGACGCGGTGGCCGAGACGAACACCCCCACCGTCGGCGTCGTCGTCGCCGGTCGCCCGCGCGGGCACCCGGAGACGATGGAGAAGTTCGACGCGGCCCTGATGGCGTACCAACCGGGGACGGAGGGCGGTACGGCGGTCGGTCGCACGCTCTTCGGCGACGTTGACCCCAGCGGGCGACTCCCGTTCACGTGGCCGCACACGACGGGCGACCTCATCAACGTCTACAACCACCTGCCGCCGGCGAATCGCGGCGACGAGGAGTCGCAGTTCCCGTTCGGCCACGGCCTGAGTTACACCTCCTTCGAGTACGAGAACCTCCAGATCAGTCCCGGCGAGTCCGCGGGCGACGGCAGTCTCGGCACCATCGAGGTGTCGGTGAAGGTGACGAACACTGGCGACAGGGCGGGCACCGACGTGGTGGAGGCGTACAACACCCAGTCGTTCGGGTCGGTCATCCACCCCGACGAGCGACTGATGGGGTACACGCGCGTCTCCCTCGACTCCGGCGAGAGCAAGACCGTCACCATCGACGCGCCGTTGGAGACGCTCTTGGTCCTCCCGGGCGACGTGCCGGGCAACGCGGACGAACTGACCATCGAGGACGGCCAGTACGCCGTCACCGTCGGCGAGATGACGGAGACGTTCACCGTCGGGTCCGGCGGCTACACCGACTGGAAGGTCGGAGTGATAGAGGAGATGCAGGAGTAG